Proteins co-encoded in one Rhopalosiphum maidis isolate BTI-1 chromosome 2, ASM367621v3, whole genome shotgun sequence genomic window:
- the LOC113551506 gene encoding sentrin-specific protease 1-like — protein sequence MGSDDDQFDSTVDNSHLYLNDEVINKYMDLIAARSPKTVYTFNTFFYLALSDKGYSHVCRWTKKIDIFSKKKLFIPVHIEEDNHWCLVYVDFVQKFIKYYDSLRGRNFKCLKLILKYLMMEHVDKKGEEFHPSGWLLMNVKNCPQQLNYWDCGVFVCMFAEYLSRDAPLNFSQKHMDRFRRQIEFEIKKKKLRKSVSET from the coding sequence ATGGGTTCCGATGATGATCAATTTGATTCTACGGTCGACAACAGTcatctttatttaaatgatgaagttataaacaaatatatggaTTTAATAGCAGCACGTTCACCCAAGAcagtgtatacatttaatacatttttttacttagctTTGTCTGATAAGGGATATTCTCATGTTTGTCGatggacaaaaaaaattgatatattctcaaaaaaaaaattatttatcccTGTTCATATTGAAGAAGACAATCATTGGTGTTTGGTTTATGTTGATTTTGTacagaaatttattaaatactatgatAGCTTAAGAGGACGTAATTTTAAAtgcctaaaattaatattgaaatatttgatgatGGAACATGTTGATAAAAAAGGAGAAGAGTTTCATCCTAGTGGTTGGTTATTAATGAATGTGAAGAACTGCCCACAACAACTAAATTATTGGGATTGTGGAGTATTTGTTTGCATGTTCGCGGAATACTTGTCAAGAGATGCTCCACTgaatttttcacaaaaacatATGGATAGATTTAGGAGACAAATAGAATTTgaaatcaagaaaaaaaaattaagaaaatctGTATCGGAAACTTAA
- the LOC113551503 gene encoding eukaryotic translation initiation factor 4 gamma 3-like translates to MVVNNRHKKNVLNNFRINEVDSEDVSLENLSINEIQTNIIKHSWQYTVQLNPITFYENNSDIQPNNEHQVWKETHYLSLYKSVLSILNKLTWTTFDQLVDEFQKLPIENVECLESIANIVALKAFDEPSFGSLYASLCRVLDITISCQNGNGLTYQMTFKKCVITVCQNYFQKQCIDDNTETIVMSIEHEQNQRRLKMQAIGCIRFIGEIYKQSLLSPYVVHYCIKTLICKTKERSLEYLCNLLKVAGKELNEKISLEDIFEHLIYLVSDEMKSKISPRIRFMVKDVIEVIMPS, encoded by the exons atggtCGTAAACAATAGACATAAAAAGAAcgtgttgaataattttagaataaatgaG gtTGATTCAGAAGATGTAAGCTTAGAGAATCTGAGTATCAATgaa atacaaacaaatataataaaacattcttGGCAGTATACTGTTCAATTAAATCCAATTACattctatgaaaataattcagaTATACAA ccaAACAATGAACACCAAGTCTGGAAAGAAACTCATTACTTATCA ttgtataaaagtgtgttatctatattaaacaaacttaCATGGACAACATTTGATCAGCTAGTCGacgaatttcaaaaattgcCAATAGAAAATGTAGAATGTCTTGAAAGTATTGCTAATATTGTTGctcttaaa GCTTTTGACGAACCTTCTTTTGGATCTTTATATGCCTCTCTATGCAGGGTTCTTGACATAACTATAAGTTGTCAAAATGGAAATGGTTTAACATACCAGATGACATTTAAAAAGTGTGTAATTACAGTTTGtcagaattattttcaaaagcaATGTATAGATGATAACACTGAGACAATAGTTATGTCTATTGAACATGAACAAAATCAAAGAAGACTTAAAATGCAAGCAATTGGTTGTATCAG atttattggtgaaatttataaacagtCATTATTATCTCCATATGTTGTCCATTActgtataaaaacattgatatGTAAAACTAAAGAAAGGTCACTTGAGTATCTCTGTAATCTTTTAAAAGTTGCTGGCAAAGAGTTAaatgaaaaa ATAAGTTTGGAAGAtatatttgaacatttaatatatttagtatctgatgaaatgaaatcaaaaatatcacCTAGGATACGATTCATGGTAAAAGATGTAATTGAAGTGATAATGCCttcatga
- the LOC113551500 gene encoding zinc finger MYND domain-containing protein 11-like — protein MNKKLFMAMSRRRISCPLAVQQLWDAVKVIRFQRQVPDIDRITKYMTKVHNMSPEEVGRQLNYCVRDGLLILTKRVGNKGSKAGVETEGYKLPEEKADKDSHDWYCFQCHSAGDVISCTSCYRVFHLSCIEKKDLPENDVKHKFICNICKNCASTKEACKKIKKSQLNRLLYHTTGRLREKIPLPWSERKIATTAPSTYVSDRLQFQSQLKGSDLHFNMKSALKDKDPWRINLLIFKIIDLQMIEDKADDDEYKNVEEFRADILTFVHNIIIFHGVHSSLADYGRLMLRDCNRDLDEIMRCRYCYKYSIQKNSKFWFCKPCKPPHELVYAKQEDFPYWPAKVLKIEGDMYEVRFFGSEHQLGIIDKSQIRPISVNIHTLQSQGRTSQWNKACEELRRHQLQLDKVIFGLAAQSSSSSSSSSSEDEEEPPKVEASPILKRYERRKVKEQKTSIKAEAKVETDTEESESKDEVKPVKRKRGRPLSLEKKTSPPKKIVKKPLLIKKTSPENIVEKRPRGRPRKVSEPLHVDNTPVKHVKTKVKSPKENINASEGIKTSKSASPLKTKSPVKENEVDENITSTTERLKDPDVVEDETVSSSCQDLVRSVKVQTKPISKKPPKSYINKIRAEMESEKRKAIEQIIEQHKEEIALLQENHNIALSEVKKKQWCVNCESEAIYHCCWNTAYCSPKCQLIHWSSEHKRHCRRKR, from the exons atgaataaaaa ATTATTTATGGCAATGAGCCGCCGCCGTATATCATGCCCATTGGCTGTTCAACAGCTGTGGGATGCTGTGAAAGTGATACGTTTTCAAAGGCAGGTACCAGATATCGATCGcatcacaaaatatatgacTAAAGTCCACAATATGTCACCAG aGGAAGTCGGaagacaattaaattattgtgtacgtgatggtcttttaattttaaccaaaCGAGTTGGTAACAAAGGTTCTAAAGCGGGAGTTGAAACTGAAGGATATAAACTTCCAGAAGAAAAA GCTGACAAGGATAGTCATGATTGGTACTGTTTTCAATGTCATAGTGCTGGAGATGTTATAAGTTGTACATCTTGTTATCGAGTTTTCCATCTTtcatgtattgaaaaaaaggACTTGCCAGAAAATGATGTTAAGCATaagtttatttgtaatatatgcaAA AATTGTGCTTCTACTAAAGAAGCTtgtaaaaagattaaaaaaagtcaGCTTAATAGGCTTCTTTATCATACTACTGGCAGATTAAgagaaaaa atacCTTTACCATGGTCAGAACGCAAAATTGCTACCACAGCTCCATCAACATATGTTTCAGACAGACTTCAGTTTCAGAGTCAATTAAAAGGCAGTGATTTACACTTTAACATGAAATCTGCATTAAAAGACAAAGATCCTTGGAGGATAAATCTTCTTATTTtcaa aattatagaTCTTCAAATGATTGAAGATAAAGCTGATGATGatgagtataaaaatgttgaagagTTCCGAGCAGATATATTAACCTTtgttcacaatattattatttttcatggcg ttcATAGCAGTTTAGCTGATTATGGCCGTTTAATGTTGAGAGATTGCAATCGAGATTTGGATGAAATAATGAGATGCCGTTATTGTTACaaatattctatacaaaaaaattcaaaattttggtTTTGTAAGCCATGTAAACCCCCACACGAACTAGTGTATGCAAAACAAGAAGATTTTCCATATTGGCCAgcaaaa gttttaaaaattgaggGTGATATGTATGAAGTAAGATTTTTTGGTAGTGAACACCAGCTCGGAATTATTGACAAATCTCAAATACGACCAATATCGGTGAACATTCATACTTTAcag tctCAGGGTCGTACTTCTCAATGGAACAAAGCATGTGAGGAATTGCGTCGCCATCAACTTCAACTGGACAAAGTTATATTTGGTCTTGCTGCACAATCATCATCCTCTTCATCTAGTTCATCTTCAGAAGATGAAGAAGAACCACCTAAAGTAGAAGCTTCACCTATTCTAAAACGTTATGAAAGGAGAAAAGTTAAAGAACAGAAAACATCAATAAAAGCCGAGGCAAAAGTTGAAACAGATACTGAGGAATCAGAATCAAAAGATGAAGTAAAACCTGTAAAAAGAAAACGAGGTAGACCATTAtctctagaaaaaaaaacgagtccgcccaaaaaaattgtaaagaaacctttattaattaaaaaaaccagTCCTGAAAACATTGTAGAAAAAAGACCTAGAGGTCGACCTAGGAAAGTAAGCGAACCCTTACATGTAGATAATACTCCAGTAAAACATGTGAAAACTAAAGTTAAAAGTCCAAAAGAAAATATCAATGCATCCGAAGGaattaaaacatcaaaaaGTGCATCGccattgaaaacaaaatctcCAGTTAAAGAAAATGAAGTAgatgaaaatataacatcTACAACTGAAAGGTTAAAAGATCCTGATGTTGTTGAAGATGAAACAGTTAGTTCTTCATGTCAAGATTTAGTACGATCAGTTAAAGTGCAAACTAAACCAATCAGTAAAAAACCACCTAAAAGCTATATAAACAAG attcGTGCTGAAATGGAAAGTGAAAAACGTAAAGCTAttgaacaaataattgaaCAACATAAAGAGGAGATTGCTTTATTGCAAGAAAACCACAATATTGCACTGTCTGAAGTGAAGAAAAAACAatgg